The Candidatus Polarisedimenticolaceae bacterium sequence CTGACGACGAGGTAGCCGTCGGCCGGGAAATCGAAGAAGTAGCCGGGATGGACGGCGACCCCCTGGGAGAGGAGCTCGAGGACGAGCGCCTCCTCGGCGACGACACGGGGGAAGCGCACGACGGCGGTCCAGCCGCCCTCGGGCGGGAGCAGCTCGACGGCGCCGCCCGGAGGGAGGAGCGCGCGCGCGGCGGCGAGATTGGCCAGGCACCGGGCGCGGATGGCCTCCCGCACCGGCGCCGCACGGCGCAGGATCTCCGGAAGCGCTTCCTGAACCGGTGTCGCGACCGAGAGATAGTTGTCGCCGACGAACTCGAGCTTCTCGAGCGCGGCCTCGCGCCTCTGCTCCGGCCCCGACGCGACGATCCACGAGAGCTTGAGCTGGGGGAGGCCGCAGCTCTTCGAGAGCCCGCCGAGCGTGAACGTGAGCCCTTGGTCCCGCGTCGCGAAGCTCGTCGGGCTCGATCCCCACGCGTAGTCGAGGAAGACCTCGTCGACGATGAGCGGGAGGCCGGGCGCCAGCGTGTCGGCGGTCTCGCGATCGACGAACGAGCCGGTCGGATTGTTCGGGTGCACGACGATCGCCGCCTTGGCCCGCGAAGGATCCTGCGGCACCGGCTGCCAGCGGTGCGAGCCGTCGAGCGGATACGGCAACGCCGCGACACCGTCGAGCGCGGCGAGGTGCTCGAAGAGCGGGTACGAAGGCGACGGAACGTAGACGGCATCGCCGGGATCGCAGAGCAGCTTGAAGAGGAAGCCGTACGCCTCGCTCGACGACGCGGTGAGCACGATCCGGTCCGGATCGGCGCCGTAGAGCGCCCCGACCGCCTCGCGCGCCTTGCGGAGTCCCTTCGGATCGGGGCGGTAGGCGAGTCCGGCCGGGGAGGCGAGCGCGGCGAGGAGATCCCGCGGATACTCGATCTCCGCGGCGGTCGGGTTGCTGATCGTGAGATCGTGCGCGATCGCCGCCTTCGCCTTCGCGGCGGCGTAGGTGTTCGGGGAGAGGTCGTGGGGAATGCGGCGGGAGAACACGGCCCGATTATCCACGGAGGAGCGTCCATGAGGCGCATGCGTAAGGCGACGGCGATCCTGCTCGCCGTCCCGCTGTGCGGTTGTCTCGAGGCGCCGCTCACCGAGCGCCTGGATATCCGTATGCTCGCGGGCGGGGCTTCCGTCGTCTCCCTGCGGGTGAGCCTTCGCGACCCTTCCGATTTCGCCGAGAGCCCGAAGCTGCGCGAGCGCCTGGAGAGCGAGACCCGGGCGCTCGAGGAGGGCACCGACCCGTGGTCGGCGCGGTTCGCCGCGGCGTCGCCGGCGCGGGAGCGGGACGTCCGCGACACCGCCGACGGCAAGTTGATCCGCCTGACGCGGCACGGACGTCTCGCGACTCCCGACGACCTCCGCGCCTTCCTGCGCGACGCGGGCGTCGGCGTCTCTTACGACCACGGCGAGGGCTGGGAGGAGCTGACCCTCCTTCCCGGCCATCCGCTGCGCGTCACGAGCGCCGAGCGCGAGCGGGTGAAGACGGAGCTGGCGTCCTGGAGCACGAAGCTCTCCGCGTACTTCGCGTCCCTCGAGCGCCTCTACGACTACCTCGACCGGCGTCCCGAGCGCGCCCGCGTCTGCCTCGCGTCGATCGTCTCCAAGGTTCCGGAGGGCGAGTCGCTGACCGGTGAGGAGTCGCGTCTGACCGATGCGGTCGAGGACGCGATGGGCGCGTGCGGCGCCATCCTCACGGCGGCCAAGGACGACGCCTACACGCTCGACGAGCTGTCACGGCGTGTCTACGATCCGTTCCCCGCTGCGATCCGGATCGCAGTTCCCGGCGCGGTCGTCGAGCGCGAAGGGTTCGCCGGCGCGGGCGACGCGCCGCTCGAGATCCCCGAGGCCTCCCTGTGGTCGGCGTTCACGCGCCTGCAGGGACGATTCGCCTCTCCGGACCTCGCGGTCCTGATGTGGCGCCAGGACGTCGGCGGGAAGGACGCCGCGATCGACGTTGACGCGCTGGCCGCGGCGCGGCGCCGCGCCGGAAAGCCGAGCGCCGACGAGATCCGCGCGGCGATCGAGGATCAGCTCCGCACCGCTCCGGTCTACCGGGTCCGGTGGGCTCCCGAAGCGGGACGCGAGGCGCCGCTCCCCTTCGACGACGAAGCTTCGCCGGAGACCGGCACGAGCGCGCGCAGCGCCGGAAGCGGTGGGTCGCCCGCGTAGAGCACGCGCTCGAGGAAGAGGCCGGACGGCGGCGCCGTCCACTCGGCGGTGCCGGTCCGTGAAGGATTCTTCAGCAGAGCCTTGAACTCAGGAACGGGGAGATCCTCGGCACCGACCTTGACGAGCGCGCCGACGACGCGCCTGACCATCTTCCACAGGAAGTGCGACGCGACGAGGCGGACGAGGATCAAGGCGCCGTCCTCCACGACCTCGGCACCGTCGACGAGTACGCGCGTCGACGTCTGGTCCTGCGGCCGCTCGCAGAAAGCCGCGAAGTCGTGCATGCCGGGGACGGCCGCCACCGCTTCGGCCATGAGCGCCGGATCGATCGAGCGCTTGATCCACCAGACGCTGCGCTTGGCGAGCGCCGTGCGCCGCCGCGAGATCTGGTAGACGTACGATCGCAGGACCGCGTCGTGGCGGGCGTGGAAGCGGTCGGAGGCCGACGAGAGCGCCAGCACGTGGATGTCGTGCGGCAGCGCGTCGTTGACCGCCAGGCGGAACTTCTTCGGATCGATCCGCTCTCGCAGGCGCAAATGCGCCACCTGATGCGCCGCATGCACGCCCGCGTCGGTGCGGCCCGCACCGCCGAGCTCGACGACGGCGCCGCCGGCCTCACCGATCGCGCTTCGTAGCTCGCCGGCGACGGAGCGCGCGTTCTGCTGCTCCTGCCATCCGCGGTAGCGCGTTCCCTCGTATTCGAGGTCGAGGCGGTAGGTCGGCATCGGTCAGGGGGCGACGTTGAGCGACCAGTCCCACGGCTGGTACTCGACCTTCACGTCCTTGGCCGACGCCGCCTCGGCGACCGCCTCGGAGCCGAACTTCTTGAGGACGCCGAGCGTCCCGCCGAGCGGCTTGAAGTCGTCCTTGTACCAGTCGAAGAGCGTGCTCGTCTTGATGACCGTGGTGTGATGGGACGTATCGATCGTGACGACGCCGGGTGTCGCGAGGAACGCGCGCGTCGCGTCGTCGAGCTGGTCGTCGATCTTGTTGCCGTAATAGGGCTCGGCCCGGAGAGGCGCGCACGAGCGCGCGGAGCTGTTGAGCGCGAAATGGATGCGCGGGTCCTTGTACTCCTTGACGAGGCGCCTCTCCAGCTCGTCGAGGCTCACCGGCTTCCCGTCGACCAAGAGCGCGTTGCGGTGGAAGATCTCGTTCGGCCGCAGGGCCTTCGAGAGCGCGCGGATCGATCCCGACGGGTTCAGGAGGAGGATGGTCTCGAGGATCTTCGTGTTGTAGAGGTTGATGAGCACCGCCTCGCGCTCGTGCGGCTCGAGCGTCTTGAGGTCGGCGCTGCGGTAGATCATGACGACTTCCGAGATGCGCTTGAGGTCGTCGCCGTTCGTCCGCCACGTCGCGTAACGGACGCCGTGGCCGGTCACGTAGGTCGTCAGCAGCTTCGCGTGCCCCGCCTGCGCCGCCTTGAGATCGGCGTGCGCGGGGACCGCCGCGACGAGCATGCCGAGAATCGCGATCTTGCGGATCACGCGGCGGTCAGCAGGATCGGCGCGCCGTCCATGACGACGATCGTCTGCTCGTAGTGGGCGGCGGGGGCGGCATCGGCGGTCCGCACCGTCCAGCCGTCCCGGTCCTCGACGATCGCGCCCGAGCCGCTCGTGAGCATCGGCTCGACGGCGATCACGAGGCCGCGCTTCAGCCGCTGCCGGGCGCGCGGGTCGTAGACGTTCGGCACGCTCGGGGCCTCGTGGATCGTCCGGCCGATCCCGTGGCCCGAGAGATCCTTGATGACCGAGAACCCGTCGTGCCTGATCGAGCGCGAGACCGCGCGTCCGATGTCGCTCACGCGGCCGCCGGCCCGCGCGGCTTCCATCGCGCGATCGAACGCCCGCCGCGCGGCGGCGACGAGCGCGCGCGACGTCTCGGACGCGACGCCCACGACGACGGTCACGGCGGCATCGGTCATGTAGCCGTCCTTCTCGGCGGTGACGTCGAGCTTCAGCAGGTCGCCGTCTTCGAGGACGCGCGTTCCGGGGATGCCGTGCACGATCTCGTCGTTGACGCTGATGCAGGTCGCGCCGGGGAAGCCGTAGACGAGCTTCGGAGCCGAGCGGGCGCCCGCCGCCGCGAGCACGGCCGCGCCGATCGCATCCAACTCGGCGGTCGAGACACCCGCACGTACCGCCGCCGCCATCGCGTCGAGCGCCGCGCGCACGACGCGGCCGCTCGCGAGGAGGCCGTCGAGATCGGCTTGGGCTTCGACGCACATGGCGGGCTCCTACTCCTCGGCGTCGGTCTCGAGATGAAACCGATGGAGGAACCGATGGAAGACCGGACCGAAGATGATACCGGCGATCAGGATCACGGCAAGGCCGGAGTAGAGGGCGTAGATGCCCGCGAAGAGCTTGCCGCCGGACGATGCCGGGTTGTGCAGCGGCCCCATCCCCGAGAGAATCATCGACGCGTTCAGGAACGAGTCGAGCCAGCCGAGCCCTTCGAGCCGGTGGTAGCCGATCATGCCGACGGCGAGGGAGCCGCTGATGACGAGCGTGCCCAGGGCCGCGCCTTCGACGAGGCGTCGGTAGAACACGGAGACCGGTGCCAGCGGCTTCACACTCCGACCTTAACCCGAAAACGGGGAAACGGCGTCAATGCAGGTCGGGGGCCGGCGTCGCCCACGCCTGGAGTACGGCGCGATCGGCGTCGGTGAGCTTCGCGGCCGGGTGGAGCGGCCGGTAGAACCAGAGCGGCATCTGGTCGTGCGACACCTGCTCCCAGATCGACTGGATCTTCGCGTCCTGCTTGTCGGAGGTGTACTGGCCCCACTCGGAGAAGTTCATGTGGCGGCGGCCCATCGAGACGTCGCGCGCGAGGAGCCACGAGACCGGGGCGACGTGGCTGTACCACGGCCAGCGCGTCTCGTTCGAATGGCAGTCGTAGCACGCGCGCCTGAGGATCGCGTGCACCTCGCCCGAAGTCGCGATGTCGGAGGTCACCGGCGGATTCGTGCGATGGACCGGCACGAGCTGGATCAGGGCGGCGACCGCGGCGATCGCGATCAGGCTGCGCTTGACGGGCGGCTTCACGGACCCTCCAGAATTCTTATACCTTAGAATCCGGCGAATGCCGGTCCCTCCGTTCGATCCGCGACCGATCGTTCTTCGCGGACGCCACGTCACGCTCGAGCCGCTCGCCGCGCATCACGCCGAGGCTCTCTTCGCCGCGGCCGGCGACGACGCGGTCTGGGCGTTTCTCCCTCGGCCCCGCCCGCGATCGCTCGAGGAGGTCCGCGCGATGATCCGCGAGGCGGCGCGCGAAGACGGCTCGATCGCTTTCGCGATCGTGCCCGTCGCGACGGGAGCGGCGGCCGGCTCGACGCGGTACCTCGACATCGACCGCTCCCACCGCACGCTCGAGATCGGATGGACGTGGATCGGACCGGCTTGGCAGCGCACCGCGGTCAACACCGAGTGCAAGCTGCTCCTCCTCGCCCACGCCTTCGACGATCTCGGCGCGCACCGGGTGACGTTGAAGACCGACGGCCGGAACGAGCGGTCGCAGCGCGCCATCGAGCGGATCGGCGCGACCCGGGAAGGGGTTCTGCGCCGCCACCGCGTGTGCTGGGACGGATACGTGCGCGACACCGTGTACTTCGGTGTCACCGATCTCGACTGGCCCCGCGTCCGCGAGGGCCTCGTCGCCAGGCTGGGCGCGCCGTGACGGCCGGCCGGCGGGTCGCGCTCATCGCGTGCGGCCTCGCGCTCGCGGTCGCGCTCGTCTTCGGGCGTGCCGTGCGCTACGACTTCGTCGAGCTCGACGACCGCTCGTACGTCGTCGAGAACCCGCAGGTGCTCTCCGGCCCGACGCCGGCGAACGTCGCCTGGGCGTTCACGACGTTCCGTCAGGCGAACTGGCACCCGCTGACCTGGCTTTCGCTCCAGCTCGACGCGGCGATCGGCGGGCCGTCGCCGGCGATGTTCCATGCGACGAGCATCGCGCTCCACGCCCTGGCCGCGATCCTGCTCTTCCTCGCCTTCCGCGCGATGACCGGCTGCGCGGGGCGCAGCGCCGCCGCCGCTCTCCTCTTCGCGCTCCATCCGCTGCGCGCCGAATCGGTCGTCTGGATCTCGGAGCGGAAGGACGTGCTCTCGCAGGCGCTCGGCTTCGCGGCGATCCTCGCGTATGCGTCGTGGGTGCGTAGCGGGAAGCGCTCCCGTTACGCGTGGGCGCTCGCGCTCTTTGCCCTGGCGCTCCTCGCGAAGCCGATGATGATCACCCTCCCGGTGGTCCTCCTTCTCCTCGACCGCTGGCCGCTCGACCGGTTCGCGCTCGTTCCGAGGCTCAAGGAGAAGGCGCCGTTCTTCGCTCTCTCGGCGATCTCCGCGGTGCTCACCGTCGTCGCACAGGCGCGCGAGGGCGCGGTCGTCGGGCTCACGGCGCTTCCGCTCGGCACGCGCCTCGCGAACGCCGCGGTGAGCGCGGTCCACTACCTGGTTGCGACCGTCTGGCCGGTAGGGCTCGGCAATCCGTACCCGTTCGACTACGCGGCGCTGACGCCGGGGCGGGTCGTGGGCTGCACGCTCGTCCTCGCCGCGCTCACCGCGGCCGCCGTATTCTGCTGGCGGAGCCGACCTCACCTCGCCGTCGGCTGGCTCTGGTATCTCGTCACGCTTCTCCCCGTGGTGGGGATCATCCAGGTCGGCGCGCAGGCGATGGCCGATCGCTACACGTACCTCCCTCTCGTCGGCCCCGTCGTCGCGCTCGTCTGGGAGGTCGGAGACCGGCTCTCGTCGCGTACCGCGGCGTGGGCGCTTCTCGGCATCGTCCTGGTCCCGGAGGCCGTCGCCGGGACGAGGCAGGTCGGGCTCTGGCGCGACACGGAGACGCTCGTACGTCACACGCTTGCCGTGACGCCTCCGAATGCCGCCGCGCACCTCAGCCTCGGCCTCACCCTGCTCCGCCACGACCGCTATCCCGAGGCGATCGACGAGCTCCACAAGGCGCTCGCGATCTCCGATCGGATCACCGAGGCCTGGGTCGCGCTCGCCGAGGGTCTCGTCGCCGAGAAGCGCGGCGCCGAGGCGCTCGACATCTTCCGCAAGGCCCGCACGCTCGACCCCGCGAACGACGTCGTCCAGAAGAAGCTCGTCGCACTCCTGAACTCCGAAGCGATCCGGCTGATGCGAGACGGCGGCGATCTCGCCGGCGCCGAGCGGCTCGCGCGCGAAGCGGTCGAGCGCGCGCCCGGCGACGCGACCTCGCACGGAACGCTCGGCGTCCTCCTCGCGCGGAGTGGCCGCGCCGGCGAGGCCGCGCACGAGTTCCAGGAAGCGCTGCGCCTCGACCCGTCGAACGAAGGTTTCCGCCGCAATCTCGAACGGGTGAGGGGACACTAAATACGCAGAGGGGACAGCTTCCGAAACTCTGTACTTCGAGTTTCGGAAGCTGTCCCCTCTGTGTACTTAATGTCCCCTCAGATGACGTCGCGGCCCGCGGCGAGATCGTCGAACATCCGCTCCATGAGCGATGCCACTTCGGGGCGGGTGAGCTTCGCGCCGGGGCCGGCGGATTCGATGCGGTCGAGGCTGGCGCGCGCGAGGATCGCCGGGCTTCCGGTGAACGCGATGAGTCCATCCGCGGCGCCGGCACGCTTGAGCGTCCGCACGTAGCCCGCCGCGAGCGAGAGATCTCGCCGCGCGATCGCGAAGACGGCGTCGCGCGTCACGGTGGCGGGAAGGTAGACGCGTCCTTCGGTCGCATCGGACGCCGCGTCCTTCAGGATGTTCACGAGCTGGAGCCCCTCGCCGAAGAACCGCGAGCGGCGCCTCAGCCTCTCGGCCACCGGCGCCAGTGCCGCGTGATCGACGAGGAACAGCTCGGTCAGCATCTCACCGACGATCCCTGCGACGACGTAGCAATAGTCGCGCAGCTCGCGCACGCTGCCGAGGCGGAGGTTGCCGCGCTCGTCGCCGCGCCGCACGACGTCGGCCATGCCGCGTACCGTGCGCAGGAGGTCGCGGGCCAGCGCACGGCGTGCCGCCGCCGGCATCTCCCAGTAGGCCTCGAGCACCGCGGGCGTCTCGTGGAGGAGCTCGAGGTAGCCCGCGTGCTTCAAGGGGACTTCGTCGAGCCAGCGGCGCGACGCTTCCTCCTCGCCGCCGCGCGTCTCGAGCAGGACGGCGAGATCGTCGAGGGCTGCGATGCGCGAGGCGCGCGGCCACAGGACGGCGTCCTCGAAAGTGTCGGCGACGCGGAAGAGCAGGTAGGCGATCTCGACGTGCCGCCGCGTCGGCTCGGGGAGCATCGGGATCGAGAGCGCGAACGTGCGGCTCGTCTTCTCGAGGAGGTCGTCGAGCTTGACCATGGCGCTCATCGGGCGACCACGCGCGTGCCGCCGTTCATCCGTCCGGCGACGGCCAGGGCGAGCGATCCGGCGCGCCTGCCGTCCAGGATCAGCGAGGGCACGGAGCGGCGGGCCAGCGCGGCCGTCGAGCGAAGGCGGAGCGCCATGCCGCCCGTGACGTCGACGCCGGACGCGCCGGAGACGCGGAGCGACCTGCTCCGGGCGCCGGCGGCGGTGAGCCGGTTCACCGTGTCTCCGCCCTTCGCGACGAGGCCGTCGGTCTCGCCGAGCCACACCGCGCGCGCGACCGGGACGCCGCGAAGCAAAGCCGCGCGCGCGAGCGCGACGAACACCTCTTCGGTCGAGACGACGACGGCGGAGCACTCACGGTCGAGCACGACGTCGCCGTAGACGACGGGGACGAGCCCCGCGTCGAGCGCGTGGAAGAGCGGATCGGAAAAAACCTTCGCGACGCGTCCGTTCGAGCAGGTCATGAAGCTCGAAGGTGCGAGCGAGAACGGCTTGGCGCCGGCGGCGTCGAGCGCGTCGATCACGATCGCGTGCAGCTCCGCGGCGCGGTGCTGGGTCCGCGCGATCCCGTCCGCCCGCGCGGGCTTCTTGGCCCGCGAGCCGCCGACGCCGCCCTGAGACGCCGCGACGTGGCCGAACGAGCCGCTCCCGTGGCCGAGCACGAGGCGCGGCGCTCCGTTCCCCCGCGGGAGCGACGCGATCTCGCGCGCGAGCCGGCGGATCGTCGCGAGGCGCGCGATCCCCGGGCGCGCCTTGTCGGTGATCAGGCTCCCGCCGAGCTTCACGAGGACGATCGAGGGCGGCATCAGAACAGGTGCTCCTGCTGGACCCGGGGCCCTTCGCCCACGCCGTCCAAGAGCACGCCGGTCACCCCTGGGAGCGACTGGAGCATCGAGGTGACATCGCGCTCGCAGGAAGGCTGGCAGATCACGTGGACGTTGGCGCCGGCGTCCATCGTCGCCCACGCCGAGAGGCCTTGCGTACGTGCGGCGCGCAGCGCTTCGAGGACCGCGAGCGTCCCCGGCCTCCAGTAGAAGATCGGAGGCTTCGAGGACATCGCGATCAGGTGCAGCTCGACCGCTTCCTCCTCGAGGATCGGACCGAGCAGGTCGAGGTCGCGGCGGTCGATCGCTCGACGGACCTCGGCGAGCCGCCCGGAGAGGAGCCGCTGGCGCGCCTCGAAGTGCGGGCTCGTCGGCGCCAGCCGATGGCCTTCGAGCGAAGAAACGGCCTTCTCGCCCGGATCGACGAGCGCGATGACGTCGCGGAGGTCCCAGTGCGAAGCCGGCGCGATCGGCGTCGCATGCCCGGCGTCGCCCTCGGCCGACCACGCGACGTAGCCGCCCATGACCGAGCGCGCCGCCGATCCGGAGCCGCTCATGCGCGCCAGCGTCGAGAGCTCGGAGGTCGAGAGGGAGAGGCCGAGCGCCCGCGTCGCGGCGAGGGTGAGCGCGGCGAATCCAGAGGCGGACGACGCGATCCCCGAGCCGGTCGGGAACGAGTTCCGCGTGGCGACGCGGAACGAGCCGCCGCGCTTGGCCCAGCGGCGGACGCGATCGAGATGGGCGAGCGCGCGAGCGCGGAACGCGACCGGTGGGATCGAGAGCGACCCATCCTCGGCGACGAGCTCGATCCGGTCGGGCTCGTACGAGCCATCTTCGAACGCGACCGTCGACAGGCTGACGCACTCGGAGAGCGTCATCGAGATCGAGGCGTTCATCGGGATCGCTTGCGCGAGATCGCGTGCGCCCCAGTACTTGACGAAGGCGATGTTGGCGGGAGCGGTGTGAGTCGCTTTGCCGGTCATGCGGCGACCTCCTCGCGGAGGCCCGGGGCGCCCAGCGCGACGTCGTGCGCGACCCACGAGGGCGGGGTCGCGAGTTGGGAATCGACGACCAGGAGAAGACCCGACCCGGCGCCGCGCCGTCCTCCCGCGCCCGAGATCTTCGCGGCGCCGCCGGCGGCCTCGATCGCCGCGACGGCGCTTCGGACCTCGGGGTGCACGACGTCGAGTGCGACGAGCCCGGCGTGAGCCCGGCGCACCGCGGCGACGAGCGCGGGCACGTCACCGGTGCCGAGCGCCTCGCGACCCTCTTCGGCCGCCCGTTCGAGCTCGGCGATCGCGCGGTCGACCGTTCCGGGATCGCGCTTGCGCAGGCTCGCGACGGCCGCGACCATCTCGCCCGTCGATTCGACCGGCGTCCCGGTGTCGTAGAGGCGGATCGCGGCGAGCGCCGTGGAGCTGAGCGGCGCGGCCTCGTGGACGAGGCCGTCCGCGGTACGGCGGCACCAGAGGGCGCCGCCCTCGAGCACCGCGCGTACGTCGATTCCCGAGGGGTTTCCGTGCTGGAGGCGCTCGACGCGGTGGGCGAATGCCGCGATCCCGTCGTGGCCGGCCGGCCGCTCGAGCGCGCGCAGGCACGCGGAGACGACGCCGACGGCGAGCGAGGCGGAGCTTCCGAACCCGGCGCCCGGCGGGATCGCCGACTCGACCTGGAGGTCGAGATCGCCGGTGAAGCCCGACGTGGCGAGCGCGGCGGCGGCGACGGCGAGGTCACCGGGATCGAGGGCCCTCTCCCGCGTGACGATCGACGCGACTTCGTCGGCTTCGTAGATGCGTGCGAGCCCGTACGCCGCGGCCTCGAGGCGGATCGCGCCGCGGCCCTTGGGCTCGGCGCGGCAGACGACGCTCATCCGCCGGTCGAGCGCAGCGACGAGCGCGGGACGGCCGTAGACGGCCGCGTGCTCCCCGAACAGGATCGTCTTACCCGGTACGGAGGCCGCGGCCGAGGAGCTCATGCGCCCTTGTCGCCTTCCGCTCCGCCGCGGCCGAGCCGCTGGTGCGCGCGCGCGAGGTCGCTCGAGGTGAACGCCGCCATGAGCGACAGCTCGCCGGCCAGGACCGCGCCTCCGAGGATCTCGGCGAGGCGCAGCGCCGCCTGGCCCGGACGATCGACGTCCGGCACGACGCCGAGGACACGCAGGGCTTCGGATTGCGTGGCGAGGCCGGTGCCGCCGCCGGTCGCGCCCAGCGGGAGATCGGGAATGAAGATCGACGCGTACACGGCGCCGTTCTCCCTGGGCTCGATGCAGGTGACGCCGGTCGAGCCGCCGACGACGTGCGCCGGGTCCTGGCCCGTGGCGATGAAGAACGCCGAGAGCACGTTCGCGTAGTGCGCGTTGTAGCCCATGGCACCGGCCGCGATCGAACCCAGGAGGTTCTTCCGGTACTGGACCTCGACGAGCGAGCGCGAGTCGGTCTTGAGCACGTCCCTGAGGATCGCCGCGTCGAGCACGACCTCCGCGTGGACCCGCTTGCCGCGTCCTTCGGAGAAGTTGACCGAGGCGGCCTTCTTGTCCACGCAGTAGTTTCCCGAGAGGGCGACGCACGGGATTCCGGTCTTCGGCTCGATGAGATCGCGGACGACGCGGTCGCACGCGATCGTCGCCATGTTCATGCCCATCGCGTCGCCGGTCGTGAAGCGGAAACGGAGGAAGATCGTCGTCCCGAAGACGTACGGGCGGAGGCCGGTCATCTTGAGGAAGCGGCTCGTCCCCTCGGCGACCTCGCGGATTTCGGTCTCGTGCTCGGCGATCCACGAGAGGAACGCGCGGGCCTCGCGCTGGCCGCGAGCGCGGAAGACCGGAGCCCTCGTCATCCCGACGTCCTCGACGTACACCGTCGCGCCGCCTGCGAGACGGATCGCGGCGCACCCGCGGTTGATCGACGCGAGGAGTGCCCCTTCGGTCGTCGCCATCGGGATCAGCACGTCCCCGTCGATCGTATCGCCGTGGACCGTGATCGGACCGACGATCCCCATCGGGATCTGCGCGACGCCGATCAGGTTCTCGCAGTGACGCGTCGCCGCGGTCCCGGCATCGAATGAGAAGTGCGCGATCGCGTCCAGCGTGGTGCCCGTGATCTTCCCGACCGCCTCGCGACGGATCGCCGTCGCCTCGCCGGGGGGGATCTCGGCGGGCAGCTCGTGGAACCGCATGCTGCCGTCCACGAGGGCGGCAATCGTCTCGTCTCGGCTCGTCGCGGCGTCGGGGGAAGCGACCTTGACCTTGCTCATCGCATGGACTCCTTGCGGATCGGAACCGAACGAAGCTGGGGGAGGCTCTTGGCTCCGAGGCAGAACATCGTGATCTTGAGCGCGTGGACGACCGCGTCGATGCGGGCCACGACGCGCTCGGCGGACTCGAGCGCGCCCTCGAGGAACGGCTGCGCCATGCCGCCGAGATCGGCGCCGAGCGCGATCGTCTTCGCGAGGTC is a genomic window containing:
- a CDS encoding squalene/phytoene synthase family protein; this translates as MSAMVKLDDLLEKTSRTFALSIPMLPEPTRRHVEIAYLLFRVADTFEDAVLWPRASRIAALDDLAVLLETRGGEEEASRRWLDEVPLKHAGYLELLHETPAVLEAYWEMPAAARRALARDLLRTVRGMADVVRRGDERGNLRLGSVRELRDYCYVVAGIVGEMLTELFLVDHAALAPVAERLRRRSRFFGEGLQLVNILKDAASDATEGRVYLPATVTRDAVFAIARRDLSLAAGYVRTLKRAGAADGLIAFTGSPAILARASLDRIESAGPGAKLTRPEVASLMERMFDDLAAGRDVI
- the map gene encoding type I methionyl aminopeptidase, translating into MCVEAQADLDGLLASGRVVRAALDAMAAAVRAGVSTAELDAIGAAVLAAAGARSAPKLVYGFPGATCISVNDEIVHGIPGTRVLEDGDLLKLDVTAEKDGYMTDAAVTVVVGVASETSRALVAAARRAFDRAMEAARAGGRVSDIGRAVSRSIRHDGFSVIKDLSGHGIGRTIHEAPSVPNVYDPRARQRLKRGLVIAVEPMLTSGSGAIVEDRDGWTVRTADAAPAAHYEQTIVVMDGAPILLTAA
- the truA gene encoding tRNA pseudouridine(38-40) synthase TruA, with the translated sequence MPTYRLDLEYEGTRYRGWQEQQNARSVAGELRSAIGEAGGAVVELGGAGRTDAGVHAAHQVAHLRLRERIDPKKFRLAVNDALPHDIHVLALSSASDRFHARHDAVLRSYVYQISRRRTALAKRSVWWIKRSIDPALMAEAVAAVPGMHDFAAFCERPQDQTSTRVLVDGAEVVEDGALILVRLVASHFLWKMVRRVVGALVKVGAEDLPVPEFKALLKNPSRTGTAEWTAPPSGLFLERVLYAGDPPLPALRALVPVSGEASSSKGSGASRPASGAHRTR
- a CDS encoding isopentenyl phosphate kinase encodes the protein MPPSIVLVKLGGSLITDKARPGIARLATIRRLAREIASLPRGNGAPRLVLGHGSGSFGHVAASQGGVGGSRAKKPARADGIARTQHRAAELHAIVIDALDAAGAKPFSLAPSSFMTCSNGRVAKVFSDPLFHALDAGLVPVVYGDVVLDRECSAVVVSTEEVFVALARAALLRGVPVARAVWLGETDGLVAKGGDTVNRLTAAGARSRSLRVSGASGVDVTGGMALRLRSTAALARRSVPSLILDGRRAGSLALAVAGRMNGGTRVVAR
- a CDS encoding heme-binding domain-containing protein; this encodes MKPPVKRSLIAIAAVAALIQLVPVHRTNPPVTSDIATSGEVHAILRRACYDCHSNETRWPWYSHVAPVSWLLARDVSMGRRHMNFSEWGQYTSDKQDAKIQSIWEQVSHDQMPLWFYRPLHPAAKLTDADRAVLQAWATPAPDLH
- a CDS encoding pyridoxal phosphate-dependent aminotransferase — protein: MFSRRIPHDLSPNTYAAAKAKAAIAHDLTISNPTAAEIEYPRDLLAALASPAGLAYRPDPKGLRKAREAVGALYGADPDRIVLTASSSEAYGFLFKLLCDPGDAVYVPSPSYPLFEHLAALDGVAALPYPLDGSHRWQPVPQDPSRAKAAIVVHPNNPTGSFVDRETADTLAPGLPLIVDEVFLDYAWGSSPTSFATRDQGLTFTLGGLSKSCGLPQLKLSWIVASGPEQRREAALEKLEFVGDNYLSVATPVQEALPEILRRAAPVREAIRARCLANLAAARALLPPGGAVELLPPEGGWTAVVRFPRVVAEEALVLELLSQGVAVHPGYFFDFPADGYLVVSLLPPPSSFAAGLRTVIGTIEAAV
- a CDS encoding tetratricopeptide repeat protein, whose translation is MTAGRRVALIACGLALAVALVFGRAVRYDFVELDDRSYVVENPQVLSGPTPANVAWAFTTFRQANWHPLTWLSLQLDAAIGGPSPAMFHATSIALHALAAILLFLAFRAMTGCAGRSAAAALLFALHPLRAESVVWISERKDVLSQALGFAAILAYASWVRSGKRSRYAWALALFALALLAKPMMITLPVVLLLLDRWPLDRFALVPRLKEKAPFFALSAISAVLTVVAQAREGAVVGLTALPLGTRLANAAVSAVHYLVATVWPVGLGNPYPFDYAALTPGRVVGCTLVLAALTAAAVFCWRSRPHLAVGWLWYLVTLLPVVGIIQVGAQAMADRYTYLPLVGPVVALVWEVGDRLSSRTAAWALLGIVLVPEAVAGTRQVGLWRDTETLVRHTLAVTPPNAAAHLSLGLTLLRHDRYPEAIDELHKALAISDRITEAWVALAEGLVAEKRGAEALDIFRKARTLDPANDVVQKKLVALLNSEAIRLMRDGGDLAGAERLAREAVERAPGDATSHGTLGVLLARSGRAGEAAHEFQEALRLDPSNEGFRRNLERVRGH
- a CDS encoding GNAT family protein produces the protein MPVPPFDPRPIVLRGRHVTLEPLAAHHAEALFAAAGDDAVWAFLPRPRPRSLEEVRAMIREAAREDGSIAFAIVPVATGAAAGSTRYLDIDRSHRTLEIGWTWIGPAWQRTAVNTECKLLLLAHAFDDLGAHRVTLKTDGRNERSQRAIERIGATREGVLRRHRVCWDGYVRDTVYFGVTDLDWPRVREGLVARLGAP
- a CDS encoding DUF547 domain-containing protein gives rise to the protein MIRKIAILGMLVAAVPAHADLKAAQAGHAKLLTTYVTGHGVRYATWRTNGDDLKRISEVVMIYRSADLKTLEPHEREAVLINLYNTKILETILLLNPSGSIRALSKALRPNEIFHRNALLVDGKPVSLDELERRLVKEYKDPRIHFALNSSARSCAPLRAEPYYGNKIDDQLDDATRAFLATPGVVTIDTSHHTTVIKTSTLFDWYKDDFKPLGGTLGVLKKFGSEAVAEAASAKDVKVEYQPWDWSLNVAP